In Leishmania donovani BPK282A1 complete genome, chromosome 28, the genomic stretch CACGACGCATGCCGTCGAGAAGACATCCATCGAGGCCGTGTGGCCATCGAAGTTGACGTTGCTCACATTGTAGGTTGCACTGCCCCGCGTCTTGCTctccggcggtggcgtgggcAGCGGCTGGTCGCTGAACTTCTCGGGAGCCACGTAGCACGCCCTGTTCTCGTCCGTATCGTAGTAGTAGTCGAACAGCAGCGGGCTGTCGAGCGGCATTTGGCATGGCTTGAAAAGGGCCATGtcagacagcagcagcacgccggtGCTCTGCACGAGGACGTTGTTCGGTTTGATGTCGCCGTGCGTGAGGCCGTAGGTctcgtgcaggcgcgccaccgcctctaACAGCTGATAGACAATACAGAGCTTCTCCTGCGCCGTCCACACAGGGCGGGCCACGAGACGCTCACGAAGCGTGAAGGCGATGTAgggtcgctgcagcacacaGAAGCCGTCTCCCTCGCAGACAAGGCTGTACCACAGGCAGTTGCGCGGAGTCGTGCGCTTCAGTGTCGAGTCGAcaatgcgcagctgctcaccGGCGTTGTCCATCATCTCGTGCACATATTTGAGGAAGTACGCCTGGCCGGGATCGTCAGGGGTGCGCACAAACACCTTGGTGACGACGTCCTCGACCAGgtagcgctgctgaagcgaCGTCGATGACGACAGCAGGCCGGCGCTCGTTGGTGCAGGGGGTAAAGTGGGGCGAAGACCACCATAGGCAGCGACTGCAGAGGAGGGCGTGAGCCTAGCGCCGGCACCTCTGCGCAGAAGTAGCTGCACGTAGTTGCCGTAGTTGCTCCGCCACTCCCCGTTCACGCCGGCGACCAGGACATCAATGTTTGGAGTCCGGCCCGCTttcgccgacaccgccgtgGCGTACGGAGACGGGGTGGCAGTCCGCAGCGTCATCTGCTGTACCGGTGAACCAGGCACCAAGCCGCTGCCATACGGCAAGCTGCTATTCGAGCTAGAGAAAAGAATGCTGTAGTGGCTGCCACCAGCGGCTGGCATGGCGCTAGAGCGTGTGTCACGGCACCAGCCATTCATCGCGGcatctgcggcagcgccacgcccTAATCCCACATCGGGCCGCAGCGAGGACGGTACGGCACGCCACGGACGGTTGGTCATTGGCAGAcgctggcgccaccgcgcttGATGCCACGCGGCGCGTTCGCGAGCCAGGAGCTGTGTTGTGCTCGCCTCGGAGTCGCTTAGGCCATAAAACAAGTCGACAcctccgccggcgtcgcctgAGCTTCGTCCACGTCCTCGCCCACGTCCAGCCACCCACGGCGATGACACCACCCATGGGGACGAGGAATCGGCAGACGCCCCACCTGGCAAGGGGACTGGGGAAACGCGGAAGTTGTTGGGCCGGTACTCGGGCCTCTGATGGcgaacgccgctgccgccaggaGTGCCACCAACCTCCGCCGAAATGAAGCCGTAAAAGCACTGAGGGGCATTCGAGTTATGAGGGCAAGACACGGCGCCCCCGTGGCTCGACACTCGCGCGTGATTCTCATTGCTGGCTGGTGCCGTCAATGGGGTGTACGCAAGGCAGTGGAACGTGGCAAAGTAGTTGCGGCCTTCTGCGCCGAGAGGGGCGACGAGCTCCAGATCACCCGATACATTGGCGAGATCAAcggcggccgtcgccgcgagtTGGTTGCCCATAGAATACTCTCAGTCTCTAAAGCAAGTGCttgtgcccctcccccttccggTGTGCGTATGCCTAGATGGGCGTGGCGTGCTGGAGTGTAGAGTGTagagtgtgtgtgccagtGCTATTCTGCGAGAACAGGCATTGGCAAGGACGAGAGCGGTAAGGGTGCGGAGCACCGCgaacaagcacgcacgcacacacagacacacgcaagcgTACAAGGAAGGCCGAACGAAAGAAGAAGATTTGGAAGGAGAATGCGGCAAGGTGAAGGATGATCCGCACTGCACTGTGGCCGGCCGGCGGCGGGCGGAGAGACAAAGGCGGCTAGCCGCTTGCTTGCCTCCGAGTCGAGTTTACAGAGGAAAGCTCAAGCCCTTTGTTTCCATGCGTTTGAGCGTGCGCATGATGCACCCACCACGTCCACCACAGCCCGATGCCGCCCCCGTGAACATTGATGCGCCGGCACGAGTACGCCCAGATGTAAGTTCGCAAGCACACATATGCGAAAGACATAAACGCGATTGATGGCTTGTGGAGATCTTTCTCCTCACAAGACAACACTGCCcactcctcccctccccagcCACCACGggaagacgaagaagaaacAGGAAAACATAAACCTTCCTCCGTCAGGAGCAGATGCTGAACATATGTATGCTGACATCAAAGTACGCACGACTCACAAGCACGCGCTCTCCAACATGGAGAGGATGAGAACGAGTGCTttaagtgtgtgtgtgtgtgtgtgtgtttgtgtgtgtgcagctaCGCTCGACCGTATCGGCGCAGTCGCTCTTTTCACGGTACCATAATGATGTAAACGTAAGAGAAGAGCGGAACAGgtagggagagagagaatggGTGTCGACGACTgcagcggaggagatgcGAGGAGTACAGGGCACACAACAACGGCTACACAATGAGCGTGCACacaaagaggaagagagacacCACTGTGAAGGCAGTGGCTGGAGGCAGGGAGAGAAAGCACGGAAGAAAGGCAGAAGACGGGGTGGGTGCTCGGTGTGGTCGCGTTCCACGAAGAGACGTGGCAGAAGAGGGGAAAAGAAGGAGCGAGCGAGAATGGCATACGtagagacgcacacgcaatcacacacacacacacacacacacacacggaaacaggcacacacagaaggagggcggagaTGGAGATGGTGCACATAGTGGAAGCGAGAACACAAAACAAGAGCAACGATGCGTTTCGTTTCGCTTCGCCAACGCGTGAAGAACCACGCGATGGGCCGAACCATCAACCGAGACGACGATGCTGACAACTACCACGAGCAGCGAGCGCAAACTAACGGacgaaagagggagggcggagaggaggcgcgcaagAGGAGACGAAGCCGAATCGTCCACATCGGCAACCGGCATAGACAGCACAGCATCGCATTCACACTCACGGACATGCACACCCGCCTTCTACATACACGTTGGAAGGAGCaaagagcagctgcgcacacgcacacggacacgcacacgcacgcacgtggaACGTAGGACTTGGAACGAAAACAAGAgtcgaggaggaaggagcCTGTGCCTGCAGGACATCACTGACGGCCCCGTGCCCTCTGCAGAAGTTTCGCATAAGAGAGCACGtgagagagcgcgcacggagaggagcgcacacgcacacacacacatataagCAAAAACGCAAAGATGGGGGGAGAGCGTATGTGCTCCTTTCCCAGCTGACGCAACGCAGCGCTTAGCCCAACACGCATAGTGATGATGAGAGACGGATAGGGAAGCACGCAAAAAGCGCCGGGACACGTGCCCACGTCGCGGAACGCGAGCTCAACctcaaagagagagagagagacgagcaACAAGCGaagcgcagagagagagagatccgGATCGGTACATGGAAAGGCCATCAAAAGCAACCGTAAAATGAGAAAACCAAACTCAGATGTATGTGTCTGTATATGTGAGAAAGAGGCGccatcgccctctccctgccctctcgctctctgcttgATTGCACTACCGCACAACCTCACACACATAAACGCGCATGCGTACACAGACAAGCCAGATGGAACCCCGTGGATgcgtgcagcggccgcctTTTTCGTTGCTTGTCTCGTTTTCTCCCACGAGATGTGATGAAGCCCTTCTCTTACTCGGGGTAGCGCGGCTTCACCGTCTGTGACTACCACGCCAACGGATGCCCGCTCGTGTTTGCCGTAGAACCGCTGCTCGTCTGCCCATACGCCCCAGCGACGGGTGCGgtgcggaagagagagagaatcTCGTCTTTGCTGCAGCCCGCGCTCTCGTTGCCGCCGGTGAACAGGTCGCCTGTGTTATCGTGCGCTGTCTGCGGGCTCGACGCCGACTGCAGTGTGTTCGGCAACGGCGCCCCGCTgtgagcgccgccgctggcggggCCGAGTACAATGCTTGCCGCCCCACCAAACTGCGATTCGAACCAGCCCGAGTCGTTGTTCACGCTCACCGGTGGCACCGACGACAGCGGCCCCGCCGTTTCCCCCCACGCCGTAGGCGGCGAGTgggcaccgcctccagccgCCGCATAGCCCATACCGGCGCCATGAGTCGGATaggcggagaagagctcCGCAACGTTTGTGCGGGCCCCCGTCGCCCCCTGCGTCGCTTCCTGACTCGGTTGATTCGTGTTGGGTGAAGACACGGGCGCGCCCCAGAGCTCCTCGAGCACGGCGccctgcggctgcgtctgCCCCGGCTCGCCACCTTGGCACGGTGGCGCGTTCGATCCCGGAGAAGACGCTAAAGTGGTGgtcccgctgctgcttgccgcCTCCATCGGGGTCTCCATAAATTGTGCAACGAGCTCTGCAAAGCGGGGGTGGTAGTACAACTTCCGCTCATACTTGGAGCGAATCACGCGCTCGACCACGGCAGTTTCGGTCGTGTTGGTCACGCGTGCCGACGGTGGCATGTTGTACTCGTACAAGAGTCGTCCTCGCGCGTTGCCGATGTGCTCTACCACGAGCATCATAGACTCCACCCAGGCATCCATGTTTACCGACTTCACTTTCGATACGTGCGTGCCCATAGAGCGGTGGATaccggcgcagcggaggcagAAGAAAATACCAAGGTTGGTGCTCGCCCAACGCGGCTGCTTCGTACCACAGTCGAAGCACTCGCGATTTTCCGGAAGACGCAGCAAGGCAtcgaagcgctgcagctgctgcgccggcacaccCGCACGGCCCGTACCAGTTCTcgacgcagcggcgttgATTGAACGCGTCTTGGTCGAGTACCTTGTTTCGGAACCGCCAAACTCGGCACCGTTGTTGCTCGCGCTGGGCGCGTACCCGCCCCGCTCCTCCGGTTCGTAGTGTCGGAAACTAGTTGGCATACTGTGCTATCATACAGAAGCACCGAGAGTTTTTCAATGGCGTGTATGCCCGTACGACTCGGCGGGTGGGCGCGCCACGCTCTCCTGTTCCACTTGTAGTGTAGACCCTGTACAAGGAGCACCGGTAGAAGCACGCTGAGGGATGCTGAGACGCAAGATGATGGTGAATGAAAGCTGACGTGGGCGTGTAGGTTTGCATTCGGGCAGAAGGCACTGGACAGTGCTAGGggccgacggtgctgctgcagcggctttCCTTTATTGGGAAGAAGCGCTGTGGAATGGCAGGGGTCGAAGACCGCGACGATGCGCTACACCTTATCCGTGCCGTGGCGCGTATCCGTGTGATGCGAAATGGGAGATGGACACACGAGGCTATGCAGAGGACACAGGAGCAGGAGATCTAAAGCTAGGGAAAGGAGGGGCtcagggagggaggggggagaaggatGGTCAGTCGGCGGCAGTGCGGTGATACGAGGGCTGTCACCAAACTGCAGCCAAGGAAGGAGAGTAGCGAAACTGGCGCGAGGTGTCaggggagaaagggaggaagagTAGGGGCAGTcgcagaggagcagaagatgtcagagaaagagaaaggaaggcATAGTCCaagagggggtggcggcatCGCAGTGCGTGGGATGGAGGAGTAGAACACTGGTGGATGCCGCCCCATCATCGACGCACTCTATGCACGGGTGCCGAGCAGTCTGCAATGAAGCAACTTCGCCCCCCCCATATCCAAAAGTGTCGCCTAGGTGGAACGGAGAGGAAAAAAATTGGTATAGCCCATCGCCCAGCTGAGctgacgcacacgccgctgcATCAACAAGCAGCATCCACAGCACGCAGTGTCACCGCGTGGCTGACCTCCGCTCGGTTTTGTTTTCGCTGTCCACGTGGGTGTGAGGGAGGAATGGAAGGAAGAACGCGGATGCACACGCGTCTGAGAGGTGGAGGAAAGGGAGCGGCTCGCAGGTCACggcaacacacacataaagaAGGCAGAGAAAGCGCATGCCATCGGCTCACCcccgtgcgcatgcgcacgcaggcaAACGTGCACGCCTCGCTTATCCAGACTTCATTACCGCAACTGGGGACCGACGAAGGGGCTGCGGCACGCTCACCGGCGATCCTCGCGGTTGCCACGTCCGCGACCACGTCCGCGACCACGTCCGCGTCCACGACCGCCCcgaccaccagcagcagcgccaccgatGCGGCGGAAGTTACCTATGCGGCCGCGCACTTCCTCGCAGAGCGGGCTCAGGCCTGGATGACAGAAGATGCACGCGACAATGCGGTCCTTGCGGTTAGGCAAGACGCTCTTGCCTTCGGGGAACATGATGTCGAGGCAGTTGGCGGCGCATTCGGGGCACTCCTCGGAAGTGACGTACACTCGCTGCGCTGTCGGTGGCAGCTTGATCATCATGGGGCACTTGTTGCAGCACACCTTCCACTGGCCAGCCGTCCGGGGAACGAAGGCcatgctgccggcgcaggAGCCGTCCACGCAGTCGCACACGTAGTTCGTGGCGAGGGAGTGCTCGCACGTGGGGTGGCGGCACTCGTCGCACGCCATGTGCCGCGTGGAtggtgccgtcgtcgccgctgcccctccACCGTAcccgcggtggtggtgctgtaTGGCGGGGCGCATGTCCTCAAACGGCGGGTTGTTGTAGCAATGAGGACAGATGGGAAAGGACTTGCCGCCTTCGATGTGGCAGATGACGAGCTCGAAGTTGTCGATGGGGCACTTGAAGCTGGAGTACGGCTTAATGGTGCCGCCCTGTGGCAGCGCGAACGTCACCTCGCAGTACGGGCAGTAGAGCCGCTGGGGACGAGTGTCCAGGTGCTTCAGGTAGCGCATGCAGTTGCCGCACCGCGTAATCGGCTTCCCGGCGGCGGAgatggcggagaaggaggcgccCATGAGGGCATCAAAGACGTCTATGTGCTCTTTGAAGAACTTAAACTTAGCGAAGAAGAGGTCAAGCGAGTAGCTGAGCACGTCgtcgagctgcgcgcggcccTCGGCGATGTGGGTGACATACTCCTCCACGCGGCTGCGcacgagcggcagcaccagctccGGGTCGATGGCCTTGATGCCGTGGATGAGCACGATGCCAAGCTTTGATGGCTTCATGACACGCCCCGCCTGCACGCTGCAGTAGCCGCGCTCCACAATGTTGTTGACGTGGGTGGAGATGGACGCGTCGGTTCCGATACCGTTCTTCTCCATCAGGCCAATCAGGTCCGACTCCGTCAGGtacgacggcggctgcgtctgCCCCGCCTGCAGCCGCACATCGGACAGCTGGAAGGAGTCGCCCTTGTGGACGCCGGTCGGCATCCTGTCGTCCTCGACGCGGGCGTGCGGCATGATCTCCGTGAAGCCGGGGTCCTCCACCACCTTTCCCGAGATGCTAAAAAGCTCACCGCCAAGTTCGATCGTGATCTTCGTCTTGATTAGCCGGCAGTCTGGTGACACGGAGGCGATGAAGTGTCGTGTAATGTACTCGAAGATGCGCCACTCATCCCCGGAGAGCTCGCTGGGCGACGCGCTTCGCATCGGCGTGATCGGCGGGTGATCGCCAGCGTCCTTGCCTGCCTTGGGGCGCGCGTGTCcttgctgcagcagcgccgttaCGTAGGCCCCCCACATGGAGTGGTTTTTCTGCTGAGCGAGGGCGCCGGCAAGGTTAAAAGATGGCGGGTATGCCGTGGATTCGGTACGAGGGTACGAAATATAGCCGCGGATGTACAGGTTCTCGGCGATGCTCATCACGTAGTGGGGGCCGATGCCAAGGGCCCTGCTTGCAATCTTCATGAGATCCACTGTGTTGAGGCCGGTCGGCCGCGGACGTGTGTCGTTGCTGACAGACACGTTGACGACGGTGGCCACCTTGCCGCTCTTGGTGATGCGCTGAAGGATCAGCCGCGCCATCGTCTCGTCGAAGAGGCGCCCGCGATCCCATTCAAattgcagcagtgcgccgccgcgtgagGCGACCGGGACGAGACGCCAAAAGTTCTCCGGCTTGAAGTTGAGGATCTCGTCATGGCGCTGCACGCAGAAGCCGAGCGTCGGCGTCTGGCACGGGCCGTAGCTGATGACGCTGGCATCCAAGTCGCCGTACTTGCCCTGGAAGTACTTGGTTTGAAACCGGGTGAAGGCTACGCCAACCTTCAGGTCGAGCTCCTGCCGGCACGTCACCGCGTCGCTGATGTTCTTGTTCGGCTTCCCGAGATTGCGGAAGGCGTGGAAAATCTCCTCCGCCGTGATGGCCGAGAAGTGCGCGCGGAAGATGCTGTGGTGGTTGTAGATCTCGCGTCGAACGACCTGCATCACCTCAAAACAAATGTTCTCCCCCTCACGATCACAGTCGAGCCACAGCACCAGTGTATCACAGCCTTGCGCCTCATGCTCGAGGTGGCGGCTCACCTTCCCCGACGTGTCCTTCCACGTGATCGGCGCGGTGAAGAGCTGCTCCTCATCCGTGCGATCCCAGTTTTGATGCTGAGAGGTGAAGTCGCACGAGAAGACGTGGCCGGTAGTGCTCGTCACCTTGAAGTATGCGGGACTGCCCATGAAATTGCCCGTGTACTCGTacaccggcagcgcacgGGTTCGGCGGGAGCAACTTCCGTTGCTCAAGATCGTCGCGATGCTCTCTGCCAGCGACGGCTTCTCAGCCACCATCAGCACATTGCGGCCCATTACGACcttcacacgcacactttCCAGTCAACCGTCGCACCTGATCTTTTAGATGATGCTTGGCCTTGATGGTCGAGAGAAGGACCACGAACAGtaagggggagagggggccgAAAAAGCCAACGTGATGCAGGAAAAGAAGCGATGGAGtggggaaagaggggggaggaggcctTGCAGTTCTTGCGTTTCggttgcacacacacacacagcggcaaaaaaaaaaaaacataaaaGGGAAGAAAGCCTGTGGATCCtggaaaaaaagaaggggaaagTAGATGGATAAGtgggcggaggagagagagagttcgAGGAGGGATGGTCCGCGCACATATGCAGCATTCGAGATTGAGAGAGATGATGAGGTTTGGCGGGagagccaccaccaccctaGTCAAGATCCGCTCGACCCACAAGCACGCAGCAGACCCAAGCTCCAGCATCGAGGGCCTAAAGGCTGCAGAAGTGAGGAgcagagaaggaaggaggcAACAACATTTTGCAtcccgcccccctccctctctccattACCTTCATCCTCGGCGTTCTTTTCAAGCTCTCTCGTGAAGTGCTTGGCAGTGCCTCCCTGTCACATTACATGCGCGGGCGCatgaaggagggggagggggctgcacGTTTGCGCCTCAGAAGTGGTGCGCGAAACAGCCCGCTGTGGTGCACGGCCAATAGCCGGGCGACAGACTCGGAAGTGGGCACATAGACTCCCGCTCCTCTCGCACCgttcgcctctccctctttttttcttcttctgtATCGTCAAAGCAGAATCGCTGGCAGGCGtgggaaagaggaggggccATGTATGTCTGCATGTTCTTGCGCAGAGGAGTACGCATGTTGCCGTGATCTGTGCCGCGTGCCGTTCCTCGTGGAGCCGTCttgagagggagggagatcAGGGTCTGCGGCAAAAGAAGCGATTAGAACAGGTTAGCACAGCGCGGCTCACCTGCGGCGTCAGCAGACGGCTTTAGGAACCGCTATTCGCATCGAGTACGGCCACCTCAGCAGCCTCCTCTGCAACCTTGAACAACGCCTCCAGGTAGTCccgcagaggcagaggcgcatcGAAGCCACCTCTCTGGTCCCCCTGCCACGCCGACTCGCtaccaccgcagccgccagtGTAAGAAttgcacatgcacgcgccgTACGCCAAGAACGGCAGTTTCTTCAAGGTGCGGCCGTTCAGGCCCACGCACACCTCGGCAATGTGATGGAGCAGCTCACTGATCGTGTACGCATTGCCAGAGAGGCAGTGCGACGGCGATTGGGGATGCGCTGGTTGCGGGGCGGGTGCCATTCCCAAACTCGTGGATGTCGGTATcatctgctgcggcggtTTGTGAGACTTACTCGGCACGTCGTGCAACGCGGTCAGCTCTTCATTCCACATGTGTGCGgcctcggcggtgccgctgccgccaaccAGTAGATGACCGCCAAggctgcggtgcgcgccTACGTTGCCCCGGTGTGCCGCTTGCCCCTCATCCTGGCAACGCTCGTCCGCAAGAGAAAACCCGTTCAGTTCGTCGGGTAGCACGGACGTCCCCGCTTGCGGCGCAGCCACCAACCGCTTGTCCACCAATTCCTGCACACTCGCATATAGAATGAGGAAGCGTGCCTGCACGCCTGGCGGGCCGACATACACGCGCTTGTCCGCTCTgtccagcagcgctgcatcgaTTGCCGCCGTCAAGTTGGTCGTGGCAAGGACGACGATGTTCTTGCAGTCCTGCAGTCGATCCATCTGTGTGAGCAGTGCATTCACAACACGGATCGAGTCAGATGGTTCGTTGCCCTTCATCGCGGAGGTGCGAGCTGCCGCGAGgctctccacctcgtccaTCACGCAGCACACCAAGCACTCCTTGtcgtcggcgatgcggtgCACCTGCTCaaacagctgcagcacgcgtTTGCCGCTCTCGCTGAACCAGCGACTGAACAAGCTATGAGCGTTGATCTCCAAAAGGCACGCGCGAGCGTACACCGACGAGGCGAGGCGGATTGACAGTTTCTGTGCCAAGGCGCGGCACAGCGACGTCTTGCCCGTGCCTGGCGGGCCGTGGAAAAGAACAAGTCGATTCCACGTCACAAAGTTGGAGCTCACCCCGGCGTGGGTGAACCGCATGGCGGCGTCCACGTAGCTCACGATGTCCCGCTTGAACGCAATCGACGCCGCCTCACTCTCGCCATAGTACAGCGACTCCCACTGGCCCTCCAGTGAGACGTGCGGCAGGGGTGTCACGGTGAAGGTCGACGCACTGTCAccttcgtcgccgccgctgtgcatGCTGTCGGCCGTGCACCACGCCGGCAGAGACGCCTGGGTAACCGGGGCAGACGCGGCAGACGATAGTGGCATGCAGAGAGTTTCACCGTGGAGTCGGTACAGGCACATACAGAAGTGCACCTGCTCCATATTTGTCCACGAACAGCCTGTCGGGAAGGAGACGTCACACACCCGCACCGACGCGACATCATCTctcagcagaggcggcgcatcTGCGAGAGAGATGGTGGCGCCAGGGAGAAACGGTGGCAGGTGGCCCGCGGCCAGTCGGCGGCtcgcctgcacgcgcacatagGATCGGACAAGGCAGCTGAGCTCGGGCCAAGCAGCGGTATCGGCCGTGGTCCTCACTTCGATCACCACAAGGTACCGCGTCGATTCGCCCTCAGGGG encodes the following:
- a CDS encoding ATPase-like protein, which codes for MTHRPSSSSPLPPEGESTRYLVVIEVRTTADTAAWPELSCLVRSYVRVQASRRLAAGHLPPFLPGATISLADAPPLLRDDVASVRVCDVSFPTGCSWTNMEQVHFCMCLYRLHGETLCMPLSSAASAPVTQASLPAWCTADSMHSGGDEGDSASTFTVTPLPHVSLEGQWESLYYGESEAASIAFKRDIVSYVDAAMRFTHAGVSSNFVTWNRLVLFHGPPGTGKTSLCRALAQKLSIRLASSVYARACLLEINAHSLFSRWFSESGKRVLQLFEQVHRIADDKECLVCCVMDEVESLAAARTSAMKGNEPSDSIRVVNALLTQMDRLQDCKNIVVLATTNLTAAIDAALLDRADKRVYVGPPGVQARFLILYASVQELVDKRLVAAPQAGTSVLPDELNGFSLADERCQDEGQAAHRGNVGAHRSLGGHLLVGGSGTAEAAHMWNEELTALHDVPSKSHKPPQQMIPTSTSLGMAPAPQPAHPQSPSHCLSGNAYTISELLHHIAEVCVGLNGRTLKKLPFLAYGACMCNSYTGGCGGSESAWQGDQRGGFDAPLPLRDYLEALFKVAEEAAEVAVLDANSGS
- a CDS encoding DNA topoisomerase III, putative translates to MGRNVLMVAEKPSLAESIATILSNGSCSRRTRALPVYEYTGNFMGSPAYFKVTSTTGHVFSCDFTSQHQNWDRTDEEQLFTAPITWKDTSGKVSRHLEHEAQGCDTLVLWLDCDREGENICFEVMQVVRREIYNHHSIFRAHFSAITAEEIFHAFRNLGKPNKNISDAVTCRQELDLKVGVAFTRFQTKYFQGKYGDLDASVISYGPCQTPTLGFCVQRHDEILNFKPENFWRLVPVASRGGALLQFEWDRGRLFDETMARLILQRITKSGKVATVVNVSVSNDTRPRPTGLNTVDLMKIASRALGIGPHYVMSIAENLYIRGYISYPRTESTAYPPSFNLAGALAQQKNHSMWGAYVTALLQQGHARPKAGKDAGDHPPITPMRSASPSELSGDEWRIFEYITRHFIASVSPDCRLIKTKITIELGGELFSISGKVVEDPGFTEIMPHARVEDDRMPTGVHKGDSFQLSDVRLQAGQTQPPSYLTESDLIGLMEKNGIGTDASISTHVNNIVERGYCSVQAGRVMKPSKLGIVLIHGIKAIDPELVLPLVRSRVEEYVTHIAEGRAQLDDVLSYSLDLFFAKFKFFKEHIDVFDALMGASFSAISAAGKPITRCGNCMRYLKHLDTRPQRLYCPYCEVTFALPQGGTIKPYSSFKCPIDNFELVICHIEGGKSFPICPHCYNNPPFEDMRPAIQHHHRGYGGGAAATTAPSTRHMACDECRHPTCEHSLATNYVCDCVDGSCAGSMAFVPRTAGQWKVCCNKCPMMIKLPPTAQRVYVTSEECPECAANCLDIMFPEGKSVLPNRKDRIVACIFCHPGLSPLCEEVRGRIGNFRRIGGAAAGGRGGRGRGRGRGRGRGRGNREDRR